One stretch of Clostridiales bacterium DNA includes these proteins:
- the eno gene encoding phosphopyruvate hydratase, producing MAMSKIVNVKGREVLDSRGNPTVEAEVTLENGVTALGIAPSGASTGEFEAIELRDGDKSRFNGKGVTNAVKNIEKINEALRGVDASDIFNVDKIMIELDGTDNKSNLGANAILAVSIASARAAAQAYSLPLYRFLGGSNGVTLPVPMMNILNGGAHASNTVDVQEFMIMPVGAKTFKEGLRWCTEVYHTLKSILKNKNLATAVGDEGGFAPDLDSDEEAIKNILEAVKSAGFKDGRDFVLAIDAAASEWKSKKKNEYRLPKANKTLATDKLIDHWVELTEKYPIYSLEDGLDEEDWNGWQKLTEKIGNRVQLVGDDLFVTNVKRISKGINSSSANSVLIKPNQIGTLSQTMQAIRLAQHNGYTAIVSHRSGETEDTTIADLAVALNAGQIKTGAPCRTDRVAKYNRLLRIEESLGCSAEYAGIKAFNISR from the coding sequence ATGGCTATGTCTAAAATTGTAAACGTAAAAGGACGGGAAGTTCTCGATTCGCGCGGAAATCCCACGGTAGAAGCCGAGGTTACACTCGAAAACGGCGTTACCGCATTGGGGATCGCGCCGTCGGGCGCGTCAACGGGCGAGTTCGAAGCTATCGAGCTCAGAGACGGCGACAAATCGAGGTTTAACGGTAAAGGCGTAACAAACGCCGTTAAAAATATCGAGAAAATAAACGAAGCGCTTCGCGGTGTCGACGCAAGCGATATTTTTAATGTTGATAAAATAATGATCGAGCTCGACGGCACCGATAACAAATCAAACCTCGGCGCTAACGCAATTCTTGCCGTTTCGATTGCTTCGGCACGCGCTGCGGCACAAGCTTATTCTTTGCCGCTGTACCGATTCTTGGGTGGGAGCAACGGCGTAACGCTGCCTGTGCCTATGATGAACATTCTTAACGGCGGCGCGCACGCTTCGAATACGGTAGACGTCCAGGAATTTATGATAATGCCCGTAGGTGCAAAAACCTTTAAAGAGGGTTTAAGATGGTGCACGGAAGTTTATCACACGCTGAAATCTATCCTTAAAAACAAAAATCTTGCAACGGCTGTCGGCGACGAGGGCGGCTTCGCGCCCGACCTGGACAGCGACGAAGAAGCGATAAAAAACATACTCGAAGCCGTAAAATCGGCGGGCTTTAAGGACGGGCGCGATTTCGTTCTTGCGATAGACGCCGCGGCAAGCGAATGGAAAAGTAAAAAGAAAAACGAATACCGATTGCCCAAAGCGAATAAAACCCTCGCCACCGACAAGCTTATCGATCATTGGGTAGAGCTTACCGAGAAATACCCGATATACTCGCTCGAGGACGGGCTTGACGAGGAGGACTGGAACGGCTGGCAAAAGCTTACCGAAAAAATAGGAAATCGCGTTCAGCTAGTCGGCGACGATCTTTTTGTTACAAACGTAAAGCGCATATCAAAGGGGATAAACAGCAGCTCGGCAAATTCGGTTTTGATAAAACCCAATCAAATCGGCACGCTGTCACAAACCATGCAGGCAATACGGCTTGCGCAACATAACGGTTATACGGCAATCGTCTCGCACAGAAGCGGTGAAACGGAAGACACAACGATAGCCGATCTCGCGGTTGCGCTCAACGCAGGACAAATAAAAACAGGTG